In Phocoena phocoena chromosome 11, mPhoPho1.1, whole genome shotgun sequence, one DNA window encodes the following:
- the ITGA7 gene encoding integrin alpha-7 isoform X7, with the protein MAGTPGRDPWGAPGICYLLGSLLAGLLFPGAVAFNLDVMGALRKEGEPGSLFGFSVALHRQLQPGPQSWLLVGAPQALALPGQQANRTGGLFACPLSLEETDCYRVDIDRGADVQKESKENQWLGVSVRSQGPGGKIVTCAHRYEARQRVDQILETRDVIGRCFVLSQDLAVRDELDGGEWKFCEGRPQGHEQFGFCQQGTAAAFSPDSHYLLFGAPGTYNWKGFSIDSGKSLVRAEELSFVAGAPRANHKGAVVILRKDSASRLVPEVMLSGERLTSGFGSSLAVADLNNDGWTDLVVGAPYFFERQEELGGAVYVYMNQGGHWAGVSPLRLCGSPDSMFGISLAVLGDLNQDGFPDLAVGAPFDGDGKVFIYHGSSLGLVVKPSQVLEGEAVGIKSFGYSLSGGLDVDGNRYPDLLVGSLADTAVLFRARPVLHVSHEVSILPRSIDLEQPNCASGHSVCMDLRVCFSYVASPSSYSPAVALDYTLDGDTDRRLRGQVPRVTFLSRGPDDPKHQASGTVWLKHQHDRVCGDTMLQLQENVKDKLRAIVVTLSYSLQTPRLRRQAPGQGLPPVAPILNAHQPSTQRTEIHFLKQGCGEDKVCQSHLQLVHARFCARISDTEFQPLPMDADGTTALFALSGQPVIGLELKVTNLPSDPAQPQADGDDAHEAQLLVTLPASLHYSGVRALDPAEKPLCLSNENASHVECELGNPMKRGAQVTFYLILSTSGITIETTELEVELLLATISEQELQPVSARARVFIELPLSITGVAIPQQLFFSGVVRGESAMQSERDVGSKVKYEVTVSNQGQSLNTLGSAFLNIVWPHETANGKWLLYPMRVELEGGQGPGRRGLCSPRPNILHLDVDSRDRRRRELGQPEPREPQERPEPSMSWRPVSSAEKKKNVTLDCTRGTANCVVFSCPLYSFDRAAVLHVWGRLWNSTFLEEYSAVKSLEVIVQASITVKSSIKNLLLRDASTVIPVMVYLDPVAVVAEGVPWWAILLAVLAGLLVLALLVLLMWKMGFFKRARYPEATVPQYHAVKIPREDRQQFKEEKTGTILRNNWGSPRGGGPDAHPILAADGHPEPGSDGHPVPGTA; encoded by the exons ATGGCAGGGACTCCGGGCCGCGATCCATGGGGGGCCCCTGGCATTTGTTACCTTCTTGGCTCCCTGCTTGCCGGACTGCTCTTCCCAGGGGCTGTCGCCTTCAATCTGGACGTGATGGGCGCCCTGCGCAAGGAGGGCGAGCCAGGGAGCCTCTTTGGCTTCTCTGTGGCTCTGCATCGGCAGTTGCAGCCCGGACCCCAAAGCTG GCTGCTGGTGGGCgctccccaggccctggccctgcctgggCAGCAGGCGAATCGCACTGGAGGCCTCTTCGCTTGCCCCCTGAGCCTGGAAGAGACTGACTGCTACAGAGTGGACATCGACCGGGGAG CTGACGTGCAGAAGGAGAGTAAGGAGaaccagtggttgggagtcagtGTTCGGAGCCAGGGACCTGGGGGCAAGATTGTT ACCTGTGCGCACCGATACGAGGCGCGGCAGCGTGTGGACCAGATACTGGAGACGAGAGACGTGATTGGTCGCTGCTTTGTGCTAAGCCAGGATCTGGCCGTCCGCGATGAGCTGGATGGCGGGGAGTGGAAGTTCTGTGAGGGACGCCCCCAGGGCCACGAACAATTTGGGTTCTGCCAGCAGGGCACGGCTGCTGCCTTCTCCCCCGACAGCCACTACCTCCTCTTTGGGGCCCCAGGAACCTATAACTGGAAGG GTTTCTCCATCGACTCGGGGAAGAGTCTGGTGCGAGCAGAGGAGCTGAGCTTTGTGGCAGGGGCCCCCCGTGCCAACCACAAGGGTGCTGTGGTCATTCTGCGTAAAGACAGCGCCAGTCGCCTGGTGCCTGAAGTTATGCTGTCCGGGGAGCGCCTGACCTCTGGCTTTGGCTCCTCGCTGGCGGTGGCTGATCTTAACAATGACGG cTGGACAGATCTGGTAGTGGGTGCCCCCTACTTCTTTGAGCGCCAAGAAGAACTGGGGGGTGCCGTGTATGTGTACATGAACCAGGGGGGTCACTGGGCTGGGGTCTCCCCTCTCCGGCTCTGCGGCTCTCCTGACTCCATGTTTGGGATCAGTCTGGCTGTCCTGGGGGACCTCAACCAAGATGGCTTCCCAG ACCTTGCTGTAGGGGCTCCCTTCGACGGGGATGGGAAAGTCTTTATCTACCATGGGAGCAGCCTGGGGCTTGTCGTTAAACCTTCCCAG GTGCTGGAGGGCGAGGCTGTGGGCATAAAGAGCTTTGGCTACTCTCTGTCGGGCGGCCTGGATGTGGATGGGAACCGCTACCCGGACCTGCTGGTGGGCTCCCTGGCTGACACTGCCGTGCTCTTCAG ggccaGGCCCGTCCTCCACGTCTCCCACGAGGTCTCTATTCTTCCAAGAAGCATCGACCTAGAACAGCCCAACTGTGCCAGTGGCCACTCGGTCTG CATGGACCTCAGGGTCTGTTTCAGCTACGTTGCATCGCCCAGCAGCTACAGCCCCGCTGTGG CCCTGGATTACACGTTAGATGGGGACACGGACCGGAGGCTCCGGGGTCAGGTGCCCCGTGTGACCTTCCTGAGCCGTGGCCCGGATGACCCCAAGCACCAGGCCTCAGGGACCGTGTGGCTGAAACACCAGCATGACCGAGTCTGTGGAGACACTATGCTTCAGCTTCAG gagaatgtCAAAGACAAGCTTCGGGCCATCGTGGTGACTCTGTCCTATAGTCTCCAGACCCCTCGGCTCCGGCGACAGGCTCCTGGCCAGGGGCTGCCCCCTGTGGCCCCCATCCTCAATGCCCACCAGCCCAGCACCCAGCGGACAGAG ATCCACTTTCTGAAGCAAGGCTGTGGTGAAGACAAGGTGTGTCAGAGCCACCTGCAGCTGGTCCACGCCAGGTTCTGCGCCCGTATCAGCGACACGGAATTTCAGCCTCTGCCCAT GGATGCGGATGGGACGACAGCCCTGTTTGCACTGAGTGGGCAGCCAGTCATCGGCCTGGAGCTGAAGGTCACCAATCTGCCTTCggacccagcccagccccaggctgATGGGGATGACGCCCATGAAGCCCAGCTCCTGGtcaccctccctgcctctctgcaCTATTCAGGAGTCCGGGCCCTGGACCCTGCG GAGAAGCCGCTGTGCCTGTCCAATGAGAACGCCTCCCATGTTGAGTGTGAGCTGGGGAACCCCATGAAGAGAGGTGCCCAG GTCACCTTCTACCTCATCCTTAGCACCTCAGGGATCACCATTGAGACCACAGAGCTGGAGGTAGAGCTGCTGTTGGCCAC GATCAGCGAGCAGGAGCTGCAGCCGGTCTCTGCCCGAGCCCGTGTCTTCATCGAGCTGCCACTGTCCATCACGGG GGTGGCCATTCCCCAGCAGCTCTTCTTCTCCGGCGTGGTGCGGGGCGAGAGCGCCATGCAGTCTGAGCGGGATGTGGGCAGCAAGGTCAAGTATGAGGTTACG GTCTCCAACCAAGGCCAGTCACTCAACACCCTGGGCTCGGCCTTCCTCAACATCGTGTGGCCCCACGAGACCGCCAACGGGAAGTGGCTGCTGTACCCCATGCGGGTGGAGCTGGAGGGCGGGCAGGGGCCGGGGAGGAGGGGACTCTGTTCCCCCAGGCCCAACATCCTCCACCTG GATGTGGACAGCAGGGACAGGAGGCGGCGGGAGCTGGGGCAGCCGGAGCCACGGGAGCCTCAAGAGCGGCCGGAGCCCAGCATGTCCTGGCGGCCAGTGTCCTCTGCTGAGAAGAAGAAAAACGTCACCCTG GACTGCACCCGGGGCACGGCCAACTGCGTGGTGTTCAGCTGCCCTCTCTACAGCTTTGACCGTGCAGCTGTGCTGCATGTCTGGGGCCGCCTCTGGAACAGCACCTTCCTGGAG GAGTACTCGGCTGTGAAGTCCCTGGAAGTGATTGTCCAAGCCAGCATCACCGTGAAGTCCTCCATCAAGAACTTGCTGCTCAGAGATGCCTCCACAGTG ATCCCAGTGATGGTATACCTGGACCCCGTGGCTGTGGTGGCAGAAGGAGTCCCCTGGTGGGCCATCCTTCTGGCTGTACTGGCCGGGCTGCTGGTGCTGGCGCTGCTGGTGCTGCTTATGTGGAAG ATGGGATTCTTCAAGCGAGCGCGGTACCCCGAAGCCACTGTGCCCCAGTACCACGCGGTGAAGATCCCACGGGAAGACCGGCAACAGTTCAAGGAAGAGAAGACGGGCACCATCCTGAGGAACAACTGGGGCAGCCCCCGGGGCGGGGGGCCCGATGCACACCCCATCCTGGCTGCTGATGGGCACCCGGAGCCAGGCTCCGATGGGCACCCTGTGCCGGGCACTGCCTag